The segment GTGCGCACGACGAACGGCCCGCCCATGCAATAGCCGGTGCTCCCCATGCCGCGCTGGGCGTCGACCTCGGGCTGGGCGTCGAGGAACGCGGCGAAGGTCTTCGCGTCGGCGGTGATCGCCGCGGGGGTGAGCGGATCGCGCCACGGCATGATCATCGCGCGCACCTCGGGCTGGTCGAAGGACTGGCCTGCTTTCAGGAACGGTGCCTTGGTAGAGCGGTAGAACTGGTTCACCGTCAGCACCGCATAGCCCGATTGCGCCAGCCGATCGGCCATCTGCCGGAAGGCGGGGCGCAGGCCCATGATGTCGGGCCAGACCAGCACGGCGGGGTGCCTGCCGCTGGTGGGGGCGACGAAATAGGCATCGGCGGTGCCGTCCGCGGTCTTGATCGTGACATCACGGCCCTTCACCGCCGCGGCGTTGGCCGGGCTGGGCAGGATGGCCAGCATGCCGGTCGCGGCGGCGGCGGCGGTGAAGCCACGACGGGTGAGGCCGCCCAGGGCGCGGTCATTGTCGGCTGCGGTATGTTCGTCACACATGGCGATCCTCCGTTCGGGCGGGTTCTCTTACACGGCTCACCCTCACCATCCCACTGCCTTCGGTAGCGGGCCCCTCCCTCTCCCGCGGGCGGGAGAGGGTGAACGGTGCGGAAGCGTGCAACCCAAACCGTTGGTACCGCACCCAATCGCGCCCGCAAAGCTGCCCCTGGATGCAGAACGGGCCCCGGCGCTGGATGCGCCGAGGCCCGCTCGTTAACGCCCGGGAAGGCGAAATCAGTGCTTGAAAAGGCTCTCCGCCGTATGCTCGATCGGCGCGGCTTCCTGCGCATCGGGCACATGGCTTGCGGCATAGCGCTCGGCGCGGAGCTGCTCGATCAGCGCCTCGCGGTCCCCTTCGAGGCGGGTATCGGTCGGTGCCTCGATGCCGGCGGCCTTGGCGGCCTTGGCCACCAGCGCATCGAGCTCGCGCTGCGAGCACAGGCCGAGCGTCACCGGGTCCTTGGGCACGATGTTGGCGATGTTCCAATGGGTACGGTCACGGATCGCGGCGATGGTGGTGCGCGTGGTGCCGATCAGCTTGCCGATCGCGCCGTCCGAAACCTCGGGATGGTGGCGCAGGATCCAGGCGATGCCGTCCGGCTTGTCCTGGCGCTTCGAGACCGGCGTGTAGCGCGGGCCCTTGGTGCGGCGGACCTGTTCGGGGCCCTTCTGCATCTTGAGCGCGTAATTGGGGTTCGCCTGGCCCTTCTCGATCTCGTCCATCGTCAGTTCGTGTGCGCGCACCGGATCGCGGCCGGTGAGCTTGGTCGCGGCGGTATCGTCGGCGATCGCCTGCACTTCGAGGATGTGGAGACCGCAGAACTCGGCGATCTGCTCGAACGACAGCGACGTGTTGTCGACCAGCCAGGAAGCGGTCGCGTGCGGCATCAGCGGCTGGGCCACGGTGGATCTCCGGAACTTGAAACAATAAGGGCCGCCCATCACGGGCGGCCACACATGGTCTTGATGTAGGGGAGCTTGTCCCTGGGGGCAAGCGTTTCCGCGATTCAGGCGGCCGCCTTCTCGCAGCCGATCGGCACCAGCGCGGTAAGGAACTGGCGCGCGCTCGCCTCCCAGGTGAAACTGCGGCCATAGGCGGCGCACGCCGAACGGTCGAGCGTCAGCGCCTGGTCGATCGCCGTGCCTAGATCCTCGTCCATCGCACCGGTCTCCGGCGTCAGCACGTCCACCGGTCCGGTGACGGGATAGGCGGCGACCGGGGTGCCGCAGGCCAGCGCCTCGATCATCACCAGCCCGAAGGTGTCGGTGCGGCTTGGGAAGACGAACACGTCGGCGGTCGCATAGGCGCTCGCCAGATCGGTGCCGAACTGCGCGCCGAGGAACACCGCGTTCGGATATTTGGCCTCCAGCATCGCGCGCGCCGGGCCATCGCCCACCACCACCTTGGTGCCCGGCCGATCGACGCTGAGGAACGCCTCGAGATTCTTCTCCACCGCGACGCGGCCGACATAGAGCATTACCGGCCCGGGGCATTCCGCCAGGCGCGGATGCTTGGGAAGCCCCGGGTGGAAATTGGCGAGGTCCACGCCACGGCCCCAGTGGCGCACCTGGGGCAGGCCGT is part of the Sphingomonas sp. genome and harbors:
- a CDS encoding glycosyltransferase family 1 protein translates to MRIAIVTDAWEPQVNGVVRTLQSVRRVLESQGHQVLVVSPDKFYSLPCPTYPEIRLAITSVAAVGAMLEEFAPNAIHLATEGPLCVAARRWCLRQKRPFTTAYHTQFPDYVSARSGVPAEWIWRYIRWFHTPSATILASTASIRQSLVDHGLPQVRHWGRGVDLANFHPGLPKHPRLAECPGPVMLYVGRVAVEKNLEAFLSVDRPGTKVVVGDGPARAMLEAKYPNAVFLGAQFGTDLASAYATADVFVFPSRTDTFGLVMIEALACGTPVAAYPVTGPVDVLTPETGAMDEDLGTAIDQALTLDRSACAAYGRSFTWEASARQFLTALVPIGCEKAAA
- a CDS encoding dienelactone hydrolase family protein, coding for MCDEHTAADNDRALGGLTRRGFTAAAAATGMLAILPSPANAAAVKGRDVTIKTADGTADAYFVAPTSGRHPAVLVWPDIMGLRPAFRQMADRLAQSGYAVLTVNQFYRSTKAPFLKAGQSFDQPEVRAMIMPWRDPLTPAAITADAKTFAAFLDAQPEVDAQRGMGSTGYCMGGPFVVRTAAALPGRVKAGGSFHGAPLVTEAADSPHKLAPQLQGRYLFAIAENDDARAPGDRDALRTAFAAAKVPAEIEVYAGTMHGWCPPDSRAYNAAQADRAWDRLLATFASL
- a CDS encoding DUF1013 domain-containing protein, translating into MPHATASWLVDNTSLSFEQIAEFCGLHILEVQAIADDTAATKLTGRDPVRAHELTMDEIEKGQANPNYALKMQKGPEQVRRTKGPRYTPVSKRQDKPDGIAWILRHHPEVSDGAIGKLIGTTRTTIAAIRDRTHWNIANIVPKDPVTLGLCSQRELDALVAKAAKAAGIEAPTDTRLEGDREALIEQLRAERYAASHVPDAQEAAPIEHTAESLFKH